Proteins from a single region of Syntrophorhabdus sp.:
- a CDS encoding M48 family metallopeptidase, with translation MEGQASLFSETDFLNYRVVRSKMRKRTMTLKVERSGAVVILVPERTPEEEINRFFRSKVHWIAKKLKEYKDVIGRTGQRRYVTGERFLYLGEEYPLEVIEGKSAKLSLYRGTFRLCSDHDADGREMFREWYRQRARQIFPERVGFHARRLDLTWKGIRITSARTRYGSCSADNRLSFSFRLVMAPYDVIDYIVVHELAHTKIKNHSKRFWEYVGKVMPDYKRRKEWLVEKGYLLDI, from the coding sequence GTGGAAGGGCAGGCTTCTCTCTTCAGCGAGACGGATTTTCTCAACTACCGCGTCGTCCGCAGCAAGATGCGCAAGCGGACCATGACGCTGAAGGTGGAGAGGAGCGGGGCCGTCGTCATCCTTGTCCCCGAAAGGACGCCGGAAGAGGAGATAAACCGGTTCTTCAGATCGAAGGTCCATTGGATAGCGAAAAAGCTTAAGGAATACAAGGACGTTATCGGCAGGACGGGACAGAGGCGCTACGTGACGGGAGAACGGTTCCTCTATCTCGGTGAAGAGTATCCCCTGGAGGTCATCGAGGGGAAGTCGGCAAAGCTGAGCCTCTACCGCGGCACCTTCCGGCTCTGCAGCGATCACGACGCCGATGGCCGCGAGATGTTCCGGGAATGGTACAGGCAGAGGGCGCGGCAGATCTTCCCCGAGCGGGTCGGTTTCCACGCCAGGCGCCTTGACCTGACATGGAAAGGGATACGGATAACGAGCGCGCGGACCCGCTACGGCTCCTGTTCCGCGGACAACAGGCTCTCCTTCAGTTTTCGCCTCGTGATGGCCCCCTACGATGTCATTGACTATATCGTGGTCCATGAGCTTGCGCACACAAAGATCAAGAACCATTCGAAGCGGTTCTGGGAATACGTCGGGAAGGTGATGCCCGATTACAAGCGGCGCAAGGAATGGCTTGTGGAGAAAGGTTATCTGCTGGACATATAG